A window of Oncorhynchus kisutch isolate 150728-3 linkage group LG10, Okis_V2, whole genome shotgun sequence contains these coding sequences:
- the LOC116375859 gene encoding LOW QUALITY PROTEIN: probable ATP-dependent RNA helicase DHX58 (The sequence of the model RefSeq protein was modified relative to this genomic sequence to represent the inferred CDS: substituted 1 base at 1 genomic stop codon) — translation MADFGLYEYQEEVVQRALRGENIIIWLPTGGGKTRAAVYVAKKHLENNPGAKVPVLVNKVHLVEQHYNKEFKPYLGWDYSLVPISGDCDQKDFFGCEVKNSDLVICTAQILENALTNQEEGKHVELSQFTLLIIDECHHTHKEGVYNKIMGRYVAQKLKGERRLPQILGLTAFPGTGGAKSIKGAVDHVLQICANLDSVIVSSKVYAPELKKKVPRPRKRFDIVDRRPQDPFGDHLKFMMQFIHDFMALGPDLPVKEFGTQEYEAEVVILEKKGVTDRNRLLAQCVLHLRQYNNALLINDTVRMVDAFRVLESYYSTKTSTATDGTDFFLLGLYQENEVELRKLAGDARFENPKMRKLQNTLLEQFDQGEHSRGILFSKTRKSTHCLYDWVSNIPALQRAGIRAAILTGTGNGTNYMTQNEQKDTIRNFRLGSLNLLISTSVAEEGLDIPECNLVVRYGLLTNEIAQQQASGRARASDSVXSVVAQAGGREVRRELLNECLEDLTGRAIGEVQRMEPREFQMKITDLQTEAMLTRQLAEQLKIKKRSRFSAATVQLSCRGCFLPVAFGNDIKVIENINPDFEKYYKTGEQTPLKTFEDWEPGRVISCAACGKQWGREMVYKEIALLPILAIENFAMETPEGRKLANKWKKVEFTVEEFNFSMYCQNKFLNMLD, via the exons ATGGCAGACTTTGGGCTGTATGAGTACCAGGAGGAGGTGGTTCAGAGGGCTCTCCGGGGGGAGAACATCATCATCTGGCTGCCCACCGGAGGAGGAAAGACACGGGCTGCTGTGTATGTGGCCAAAAAACATCTGGAGAATAACCCTGGAGCTAAGGTGCCTGTGCTGGTCAacaag GTTCATTTGGTTGAACAACACTACAACAAAGAGTTCAAACCCTACCTGGGTTGGGACTATAGCCTGGTGCCTATCAGTGGAGACTGTGACCAGAAGGACTTCTTTGGCTGCGAGGTCAAGAACTCTGACCTGGTCATCTGTACAGCACAGATACTGGAGAATGCCCTGACTAACCAGGAGGAGGGAAAACATGTCGAGCTCTCAC AGTTCACTCTGCTGATCATTGATGAGTGCCACCACACTCATAAGGAGGGTGTCTACAATAAGATCATGGGGCGCTACGTGGCTCAGAAgctgaagggggagagaaggctgCCGCAGATCCTGGGCCTCACTGCCTTTCCTGGGACAGGGGGAGCCAAGAGCATCAAAGGAGCTGTGGACCATGTGCTGCag ATTTGTGCCAACCTGGACTCAGTGATTGTGTCGTCCAAAGTGTACGCCCCTGAGCTGAAGAAAAAGGTCCCCAGACCCAGGAAAAGGTTTGACATCGTTGACAGAAGACCTCAG GACCCATTTGGGGATCACCTGAAGTTCATGATGCAGTTTATCCATGACTTCATGGCCTTAGGGCCTGACTTACCTGTCAAGGAGTTTGGCACGCAGGAGTACGAGGCAGAGGTGGTGATTCTGGAGAAGAAGG GtgtgacagacaggaacagactgCTGGCCCAGTGTGTTCTCCACCTGCGTCAGTACAACAATGCCCTGCTCATCAACGACACTGTGCGCATGGTGGATGCCTTTAGGGTCCTGGAGTCCTACTATAGTACCAAGACCTCCACCGCCACGGATGGAACCGACTTCTTCCTGCTTGGGCTCTACCAGG AGAACGAGGTGGAGCTGAGGAAACTGGCAGGCGATGCCCGGTTTGAAAACCCTAAGATGAGGAAGCTTCAGAACACCCTGCTGGAGCAGTTTGACCAGGGTGAACACTCCAGAGGCATCCTGTTCTCCAAGACCCGTAAAAGCACCCACTGCTTGTATGACTGGGTGTCCAACATCCCAGCACTGCAGCGTGCTGGTATCAGGGCAGCTATTCTGACTGGCACTGGCAATGGCACCAATTACATGACCCAG AATGAGCAGAAGGACACAATCCGCAACTTCCGCCTGGGCTCCCTCAACCTCCTGATCTCCACCAGCGTAGCCGAGGAGGGCCTGGACATCCCAGAATGCAACCTGGTGGTGCGCTACGGGCTGCTGACCAATGAGATCGCACAACAGCAGGCCAGTGGCCGGGCTCGGGCGAGTGACAGCGTTTAATCTGTGGTGGCCCAGGCGGGGGGGCGGGAGGTGCGTCGGGAACTCCTCAATGAATGTCTGGAGGACTTGACTGGCAGGGCCATCGGCGAAGTGCAGAGGATGGAGCCCAGGGAGTTCCAAATGAAG ATCACTGATCTCCAGACAGAAGCCATGTTGACCAGACAGTTGGCAGAACAGTTGAAGATCAAGAAGAGGAGTCGTTTCAGTGCTGCTACGGTTCAGCTCTCGTGTCGAGGCTGTTTTCTGCCCGTGGCCTTCGGCAATGACATTAAAGTCATTGAAAACATCAACCCGGACTTTGA GAAGTACTATAAGACCGGTGAGCAGACCCCGCTAAAGACTTTTGAGGACTGGGAGCCAGGCCGTGTGATCAGCTGTGCTGCCTGTGGCAAG CAATGGGGAAGGGAAATGGTATATAAGGAGATTGCCCTGCTGCCCATTCTGGCCATCGAGAACTTTGCCATGGAGACTCCGGAGGGAAGAAAATTAGCCAACAAGTGGAAGAAAGTTGAGTTTACAGTGGAGGAGTTTAACTTCAGCATGTACTGTCAAAACAAATTCCTTAACATGTTGGATTGA
- the LOC109891921 gene encoding histone acetyltransferase KAT2A produces the protein MSDPVAQALQPRLHQAQSGGTTGSNAAAVGSGSVNSDPVRPGLSQQQRASQKKAQVRAFPRAKKLEKLGVFSACKASDTCKCNGWKNPQPPTATRSMDLQQQAASLSESCRSCGHALAAHVSHLENVSEEEINRLLGMVVDVENLFMSVHKEEDTDTKQVYFYLFKLLRKCILQMSQPIVEGSLGSPPFQKPNIEQGVLNFVQYKFSHLAPRERQTMFELSKMFLLCLNYWKLETPTQFRQRSQKDDGTAYKVDYTRWLCYCHVPQSNDSLPRYETTQVFGRSLLKSIFTVTRRQLLEKFRVEKDKLLPEKRTLILTHFPKFLSMLEEEIYGENSPIWEADFTMPASEGGQLGHQLVISPAAVSGSPSFSKGNSGPSLGSLGLDSGVAEPITGEKRKLPEVLTLEDAKRIRVMGDIPMELVNEVMMTITDPAAMLGPETSLLSANAARDETARLEERRGIIEFHVIGNSLSQKSNKKILMWLVGLQNVFSHQLPRMPKEYITRLVFDPKHKTLALIKDGRVIGGICFRMFPTQGFTEIVFCAVTSNEQVKGYGTHLMNHLKEYHIKHSILYFLTYADEYAIGYFKKQGFSKDIKVTKSRYLGYIKDYEGATLMECELNPRIPYTELSHIIKRQKEIIKKLIERKQSQIRKVYPGLTCFKEGVRQIPVESIPGIRETGWKPSAKEKVKELKDPDVLYNMLKNLLAQVKTHPDAWPFMEPVKKTEAPDYYEIIRFPIDLKTMTERLKNRYYVTKKLFIADLQRVITNCREYNPPDSEYCKCANTLEKFFYFKLKEGGLIEK, from the exons ATGTCGGACCCGGTGGCACAGGCCTTGCAACCCCGGCTACATCAAGCTCAGTCTGGTGGGACTACTGGGTCTAACGCTGCTGCGGTGGGATCTGGATCGGTGAACAGTGACCCAGTCAGACCAGGTCTTAGTCAACAACAGCGGGCGAGTCAGAAAAAAGCCCAAGTCAGAGCTTTTCCGCGGGCGAAAAAGCTCGAGAAACTCGGCGTCTTCTCCGCTtgcaag GCTAGTGACACATGCAAGTGCAATGGCTGGAAGAACCCACAACCGCCGACTGCCACCCGAAGTATGGATTTACAGCAACAAGCGGCCAGCCTTAGCGAGTCCTGCCGCAGCTGCGGGCATGCCCTGG CGGCCCATGTGTCCCACCTGGAGAACGTGTCAGAGGAGGAGATCAACAGGCTGCTGGGCATGGTGGTGGATGTGGAGAACCTCTTTATGTCTGTGCACAAGGAGGAGGACACGGACACCAAGCAGGTCTACTTCTACCTCTTCAAG CTGCTGAGAAAATGCATCTTGCAGATGAGTCAGCCGATAGTGGAGGGATCATTGGGGAGTCCCCCCTTTCAGAAACCCAACATTGAGCAG GGAGTGTTGAACTTCGTTCAGTACAAATTCAGCCACCTGGCTCCCAGAGAGAGGCAGACGATGTTTGAGCTCTCCAAGATGTTCCTCCTGTGTCTCAACTACTGGAAGCTGGAGACTCCCACACAGTTCCGCCAGCGGTCCCAGAAGGATGATGGCACAGCCTACAAAGTGGACtacaccag GTGGCTATGCTACTGCCATGTCCCCCAGAGTAACGACAGCCTGCCGCGCTATGAGACCACCCAGGTGTTTGGCCGCAGTCTGCTCAAGTCAATCTTCACCGTGACGCGCCGCCAGCTCCTGGAGAAGTTCCGAGTGGAGAAGGACAAGCTCCTCCCAGAGAAACGCACACTCATCCTCACACACTTTCCCAA GTTTCTGTCTATGCTAGAGGAGGAGATCTATGGGGAAAACTCTCCCATCTGGGAGGCTGACTTCACCATGCCTGCATCAGAGGGGGGCCAGCTGGGTCACCAGTTAG TGATCAGCCCTGCTGCAGTGTCGGGCTCGCCCTCCTTCTCTAAAGGCAACAGTGGCCCTTCGCTAGGCAGTCTGGGGCTGGACTCTGGCGTGGCCGAGCCCATAACAG gagagaagaggaagctTCCAGAAGTTCTGACCCTGGAGGATGCTAAGAGGATCAGAGTGATGGGAGACATCCCGATGGAGTTGGTCAACGAGGTGATGATGACCATCACTGACCCGGCTGCCATGTTGGGCCCAGAG ACGAGTCTGCTGTCTGCCAATGCTGCTCGTGATGAGACAGCCCGGTTAGAGGAGAGGCGGGGCATCATAGAGTTCCATGTCATAGGGAACTCCCTTTCCCAGAAGTCCAACAAGAAGATTCTGATGTGGCTGGTGGGCTTGCAGAATGTCTTCTCCCACCAGCTGCCTCGCATGCCCAAAGAGTACATCACACGCCTAGTGTTTGACCC GAAGCACAAGACGCTGGCCCTAATAAAAGATGGCCGTGTCATCGGGGGGATCTGTTTCAGGATGTTCCCCACCCAGGGCTTCACTGAGATCGTCTTCTGTGCCGTCACATCCAACGAGCAAGTCAAG GGCTACGGTACTCACCTGATGAACCACCTAAAGGAGTACCACATCAAGCACAGCATCCTGTACTTCCTCACCTACGCTGATGAGTACGCCATTGGCTACTTCAAGAAGCAG GGTTTTTCCAAAGACATCAAAGTGACTAAGAGTCGTTACCTTGGTTACATCAAGGACTACGAGGGGGCTACCCTCATGGAGTGTGAGCTGAATCCCAGAATCCCCTACACGGAGCTCTCTCATATCATCAAGAGGCAGAAAGAG ATCATTAAGAAGCTGATTGAGAGGAAGCAGAGCCAGATCAGGAAGGTATACCCAGGACTCACCTGCTTCAAAGAGGGGGTACGGCAGATCCCTGTGGAGAGCATCCCTGGCATCA GGGAGACAGGCTGGAAGCCCAGTGCAAAGGAGAAAGT GAAAGAGTTGAAAGACCCTGACGTTTTGTACAACATGCTGAAGAATCTCCTGGCACAGGTCAAG ACTCACCCTGATGCCTGGCCCTTCATGGAACCTGTGAAAAAGACTGAGGCTCCAGACTACTACGAGATCATACGCTTCCCCATTG ATCTGAAGACCATGACGGAGAGGCTGAAGAACAGATACTATGTGACCAAGAAGCTGTTCATAGCAGACCTGCAGCGTGTCATTACCAACTGCCGTGAATACAACCCCCCGGACAGCGAGTACTGCAAGTGTGCCAACACCCTGGAGAAGTTCTTCTACTTTAAGCTGAAGGAAGGGGGCTTGATCGAGAAGTGA